In Gadus macrocephalus chromosome 11, ASM3116895v1, a single genomic region encodes these proteins:
- the LOC132468229 gene encoding polyadenylate-binding protein 1A yields the protein MNPSAPSYPMASLYVGDLHQDVTEAMLYEKFSPAGPILSIRVCRDMITRRSLGYAYVNFQQPADAERALDTMNFDVIKGRPLRIMWSQRDPSLRKSGVGNIFIKNLDKSIDNKALYDTFSAFGNILSCKVVCDENGSKGYGFVHFETHEAAERAIEKMNGMLLNDRKVFVGRFKSRKEREAELGARAREFTNVYIKNFGEDMDDEKLREMFNAYGAGPALSIRVMTDDGGKSKGFGFISFERHEDAQKAVDDMNGKELNGRQVYVGRAQKKGERQNELKRKFEQMKQDRMTRYQGVNLYVKNLDDGLDDERLRKEFSPFGTITSAKVMMEGGRSKGFGFVCFSSPEEATKAVTEMNGRIVATKPLYVALAQRKEERQAHLTNQYMQRMATVRAVPNPVLNPYQPAPPSGYFMAAIPQAQNRAAYYSANQLAQLRPSPRWATQGVRPQHFQNMPNAMRPSAPRPQTFNAMRPTTAQVPRMMTSQRMPTQALGQRPAGASAAGAAPVRAMPQYKYAPGVRNPQQHMASQPQIPMQQPAVHVQGQEPLTASMLAAAPPQEQKQMLGERLFPLIQNMHPSLAGKITGMLLEIDNSELLHMLESPESLRSKVDEAVAVLQAHQAKEAAQKSTTPAGVPSA from the exons ATGAATCCCAGCGCGCCCAGTTACCCCATGGCCTCGCTGTACGTGGGAGACTTGCACCAGGACGTCACGGAGGCCATGCTGTACGAGAAATTCAGCCCGGCCGGGCCTATCCTCTCAATCAGAGTATGCAGGGACATGATCACTCGGCGTTCCCTTGGTTATGCGTACGTCAACTTCCAGCAGCCGGCCGATG CCGAGCGTGCCCTGGACACCATGAACTTTGATGTGATCAAGGGTAGACCCCTTCGCATTATGTGGTCCCAGCGTGATCCCTCGCTGAGAAAGAGCGGGGTGGGCAACATCTTCATCAAGAACCTGGACAAGTCCATTGACAACAAGGCTCTTTACGATACATTCTCTGCCTTCGGCAATATCCTGTCCTGTAAG GTGGTATGTGATGAAAATGGCTCAAAGGGTTACGGCTTTGTGCACTTTGAGACCCATGAGGCGGCAGAGCGTGCCATAGAGAAAATGAATGGCATGTTACTTAATGACAGAAAAGT GTTTGTCGGACGATTCAAATCCCgaaaagagagggaggctgAGCTGGGAGCACGCGCTAGAGAGTTCACAAATGTTTACATCAAGAACTTTGGAGAGGACATGGACGACGAGAAGCTGAGGGAGATGTTTAACGCATATG GCGCTGGACCGGCCCTCAGCATCCGGGTTATGACCGACGACGGAGGGAAGTCCAAAGGATTTGGCTTCATCAGCTTTGAAAGGCATGAGGATGCACAGAAG GCTGTGGATGACATGAACGGCAAAGAGCTCAATGGTAGACAGGTTTACGTGGGTCGTGCGCAGAAGAAGGGCGAACGTCAGAATGAACTCAAACGCAAGTTTGAGCAGATGAAGCAGGACCGCATGACCAGATACCAG ggTGTCAATCTCTACGTCAAAAATCTGGATGACGGTCTGGATGATGAGCGTCTGCGCAAAGAGTTCTCTCCCTTTGGAACCATAACCAGTGCCAAG GTGATGATGGAAGGTGGCCGCAGCAAGGGCTTCGGCTTCGTCTGCTTCTCCTCCCCGGAGGAGGCCACCAAGGCCGTCACGGAGATGAACGGTCGCATCGTGGCCACCAAGCCGCTGTATGTGGCTCTGGCCCAACGCAAGGAGGAACGCCAGGCCCACCTCACCAACCAGTACATGCAGCGCATGGCCACCGTCCGCGCCGTGCCCAACCCCGTGCTCAACCCCTACCAGCCAGCCCCGCCCTCGGGCTACTTCATGGCCGCCATCCCCCAG GCTCAGAACCGTGCTGCTTACTATTCTGCCAACCAGCTGGCCCAGCTCCGCCCCAGCCCCCGCTGGGCAACGCAGGGTGTGCGTCCCCAAC ACTTCCAGAACATGCCCAACGCCATGCGCCCGTCCGCCCCCAGGCCCCAGACGTTCAACGCCATGCGGCCCACCACGGCCCAGGTCCCACGCATGATGACCTCTCAACGCATGC CCACCCAGGCCCTCGGCCAGCGCCCAGCCGGTGCTTCAGCAGCAGGGGCCGCCCCGGTGCGGGCCATGCCCCAGTACAAGTACGCCCCTGGGGTGCGTAACCCCCAGCAGCACATGGCCTCCCAGCCGCAGATCCCCATGCAGCAG CCTGCTGTCCATGTGCAGGGACAGGAGCCACTGACTGCCTCCATGCTGGCCGCTGCCCCACCTCAGGAACAGAAGCAGATGCTTG gtgAGCGTCTGTTCCCTCTGATCCAGAACATGCACCCCAGCCTGGCTGGCAAGATCACCGGCATGCTGCTGGAAATCGACAACTCTGAGTTGCTCCACATGCTGGAGTCCCCCGAGTCCCTGCGCTCAAAG GTGGACGAAGCTGTGGCCGTGCTCCAGGCACACCAGGCTAAGGAAGCTGCCCAGAAGTCCACAACCCCGGCTGGGGTACCCAGCGCCTAA